One Georgenia wutianyii DNA segment encodes these proteins:
- a CDS encoding flotillin family protein, which translates to MELAGSVLIAVVVVAALLVLTLIGFIYAKVRFKIASPDEALIITGRKSGVPVINPETGQETTDLSGQRVVIGGGTLVKPVFEQVARLSLASQSFPVTAEDATTKSGIGVTLRSIAVVKVGGTERMVRAAAQRFAGRSQEQVIEQQTSEVLVGVLRTIAGTLTVESILYERQDFSKEVKDIAVPMLAERGLVLENFEIQTVEDSGDYIRNLGRPRAAAVARDAEIAEAQARQESTERSNEAAVQIAESNKALALRNAHIAEQTATAQAEAEAAKERAEAEAQQSVLIQQEQVALRRAALREQELQTEVRKPAEAKKYEASQEADARKYASEQEAEAAKTTAIRKAEAEAHRTTAQAEAEASALRARADAALVEQQRRAEGALALARAEADGVRARGEAEADAERARGEARGAAIKAESDAYQAFPESARLQMVLEALPRMAQPYADALASIDDITVIDKDGASRLPDQVAAGVQELGTLLKAQTGIDLLELVRGRVPAETATVPARTTPGTNGVGGDGTSA; encoded by the coding sequence ATGGAACTCGCCGGATCCGTCCTCATCGCCGTCGTCGTCGTCGCGGCGCTCCTGGTCCTCACCCTCATCGGGTTCATCTACGCCAAGGTCCGCTTCAAGATCGCCTCGCCCGACGAGGCCCTCATCATCACCGGGCGCAAGAGCGGCGTGCCGGTGATCAACCCGGAGACCGGCCAGGAGACCACCGACCTGTCGGGGCAGCGGGTCGTCATCGGCGGCGGCACGCTCGTCAAGCCCGTCTTCGAGCAGGTCGCGCGGCTGTCCCTCGCCTCCCAGAGCTTCCCGGTCACCGCCGAGGACGCGACGACGAAGAGCGGCATCGGCGTGACGCTGCGCAGCATCGCCGTCGTCAAGGTGGGCGGCACCGAGCGGATGGTGCGCGCCGCCGCCCAGCGCTTCGCCGGCCGCAGCCAGGAGCAGGTCATCGAGCAGCAGACGAGCGAGGTGCTCGTCGGTGTCCTGCGCACGATCGCCGGCACGCTCACCGTCGAGTCGATCCTCTACGAGCGCCAGGACTTCTCCAAGGAGGTCAAGGACATCGCCGTGCCGATGCTCGCCGAGCGCGGCCTCGTGCTCGAGAACTTCGAGATCCAGACGGTGGAGGACTCCGGGGACTACATCCGCAACCTCGGCCGTCCCCGCGCTGCGGCCGTCGCGCGCGACGCGGAGATCGCGGAGGCGCAGGCCCGGCAGGAGAGCACGGAGCGCTCGAACGAGGCCGCGGTCCAGATCGCCGAGTCGAACAAGGCGCTCGCGCTGCGCAACGCCCATATCGCCGAGCAGACGGCAACGGCACAGGCCGAGGCCGAAGCCGCCAAGGAGCGGGCCGAGGCGGAGGCCCAGCAGTCCGTCCTCATCCAGCAGGAGCAGGTGGCCCTGCGCCGGGCGGCGCTGCGCGAGCAGGAGCTGCAGACCGAGGTCCGCAAGCCCGCCGAGGCGAAGAAGTACGAGGCCTCGCAGGAGGCCGACGCCCGCAAGTACGCCTCCGAGCAGGAGGCCGAGGCCGCCAAGACCACCGCGATCCGCAAGGCCGAGGCGGAGGCACATCGCACGACGGCGCAGGCAGAGGCCGAGGCGTCGGCCCTGAGGGCCCGGGCCGATGCCGCGCTCGTCGAGCAGCAGCGCCGCGCCGAGGGCGCCCTGGCCCTCGCCCGCGCCGAGGCCGACGGCGTGCGCGCCCGCGGTGAGGCCGAGGCGGACGCCGAGCGCGCCCGTGGTGAGGCGCGCGGTGCGGCGATCAAGGCCGAGTCGGACGCCTACCAGGCGTTCCCCGAGTCCGCGCGGCTGCAGATGGTGCTCGAGGCCCTGCCGCGCATGGCCCAGCCGTACGCCGACGCGCTCGCCAGCATCGACGACATCACCGTCATCGACAAGGACGGTGCCTCGCGCCTCCCCGACCAGGTGGCGGCGGGCGTGCAGGAGCTCGGGACGCTCCTCAAGGCGCAGACCGGCATCGACCTGCTCGAGCTCGTCCGCGGCCGGGTGCCCGCCGAGACCGCCACGGTGCCGGCGCGCACGACGCCCGGGACCAACGGCGTCGGCGGCGACGGGACCTCCGCCTAG
- a CDS encoding MerR family transcriptional regulator codes for MTDTTGVLTVLTVGQVAEQFGVTVRTLHHYDEIGLLSPSERSGAGYRLYTEADIVRLQNVVVYRRLGFSLEEITALLDDATGGSLAEHLRRQRAAVMSRLEEMNDLVTAIDRALEKEMSGVDLTREEQRELFGDGFGDEYAAEAQERWGDTDAWRQSRERSARYTKEDWARIKEETDAVNAEFVAAMQAGLPPTSTEAMDAAEHARLQIHERFYDLTPEFHRCLADMYVADPRFTKTYEDVAPGLAQYVRDAIHANADRQADRA; via the coding sequence ATGACCGACACGACAGGGGTTCTCACGGTGCTCACGGTGGGCCAGGTGGCCGAGCAGTTCGGCGTGACGGTGCGGACGCTGCACCACTACGACGAGATCGGCCTGCTGTCCCCGAGCGAGCGCAGCGGCGCGGGCTACCGCCTCTACACCGAGGCGGACATCGTGCGGCTGCAGAACGTCGTCGTCTACCGGCGGCTGGGCTTCTCGCTGGAGGAGATCACCGCCCTGCTCGACGACGCCACGGGCGGCTCCCTCGCGGAGCACCTGCGGCGCCAGCGTGCCGCGGTCATGTCCCGGCTGGAGGAGATGAACGATCTCGTCACGGCCATCGACCGAGCACTGGAGAAGGAGATGAGCGGAGTGGACCTCACGAGGGAGGAGCAGCGCGAGCTGTTCGGTGACGGGTTCGGCGACGAGTACGCCGCCGAGGCGCAGGAGCGCTGGGGGGACACCGACGCGTGGCGTCAGTCCCGCGAGCGGTCCGCGCGCTACACCAAGGAGGACTGGGCGCGGATCAAGGAGGAGACCGACGCGGTCAACGCCGAGTTCGTGGCGGCGATGCAGGCGGGACTGCCGCCGACGAGCACCGAGGCGATGGACGCCGCCGAGCACGCCCGGCTGCAGATCCACGAGCGGTTCTACGACCTCACGCCCGAGTTCCACCGCTGCCTGGCGGACATGTACGTCGCCGACCCGCGCTTCACCAAGACCTACGAGGACGTCGCGCCGGGCCTGGCCCAGTACGTGCGCGACGCGATCCACGCCAACGCCGACCGCCAGGCCGACCGCGCCTGA
- a CDS encoding RNA polymerase sigma factor yields MTIPSERPSVSSHAHSTPRRTHAADATTGPRSTASLEDKTSTRPARSTAAKPKAEPAAKRTAPAKGAAAKTVKETTTSTATKRTPAKKAAASKTAASKTAASKTAAKKTELKAVPDVESEEVIEVEGVEVETEAAATTTGPKETGFVVSDADDDDAPVQQVVTAGATADPVKDYLKQIGKVALLNAEQEVELAKRIEAGLFAEEKLANEGDKLESKLKRELQWIANDGKAAKNHLLEANLRLVVSLAKRYTGRGMLFLDLIQEGNLGLIRAVEKFDYTKGYKFSTYATWWIRQAITRAMADQARTIRIPVHMVEVINKLARVQRQMLQDLGREPTPEELAKELDMTPEKVVEVQKYGREPISLHTPLGEDGDSEFGDLIEDSEAVVPADAVSFTLLQEQLHQVLDTLSEREAGVVSMRFGLTDGQPKTLDEIGKVYGVTRERIRQIESKTMSKLRHPSRSQVLRDYLD; encoded by the coding sequence ATCACAATCCCCTCCGAAAGGCCTTCTGTGTCGTCGCATGCCCACAGCACTCCCCGCCGGACGCACGCCGCAGACGCCACGACGGGTCCGCGCAGCACGGCGTCGCTCGAGGACAAGACGAGCACCCGGCCCGCGCGGTCGACCGCCGCGAAGCCGAAGGCCGAGCCCGCCGCGAAGAGGACGGCGCCCGCGAAGGGCGCGGCGGCGAAGACCGTGAAGGAGACCACCACGAGCACCGCGACCAAGCGCACCCCTGCGAAGAAGGCTGCCGCCAGCAAGACCGCCGCGAGCAAGACCGCCGCGAGCAAGACCGCCGCCAAGAAGACCGAGCTCAAGGCCGTCCCGGACGTCGAGTCCGAGGAGGTCATCGAGGTCGAGGGCGTCGAGGTCGAGACCGAGGCCGCGGCGACCACCACGGGTCCCAAGGAGACCGGCTTCGTCGTGTCGGACGCCGACGACGACGACGCCCCGGTCCAGCAGGTCGTCACCGCCGGCGCGACCGCCGACCCGGTCAAGGACTACCTCAAGCAGATCGGCAAGGTCGCCCTCCTCAACGCCGAGCAGGAGGTCGAGCTCGCCAAGCGGATCGAGGCCGGCCTGTTCGCCGAGGAGAAGCTCGCGAACGAGGGCGACAAGCTCGAGTCCAAGCTCAAGCGCGAGCTGCAGTGGATCGCCAACGACGGCAAGGCGGCCAAGAACCACCTGCTCGAGGCCAACCTGCGCCTCGTCGTCTCGCTGGCCAAGCGCTACACCGGCCGCGGCATGCTGTTCCTCGACCTCATCCAGGAGGGCAACCTCGGGCTCATCCGTGCGGTCGAGAAGTTCGACTACACCAAGGGCTACAAGTTCTCCACGTACGCCACGTGGTGGATCCGCCAGGCCATCACCCGCGCCATGGCCGACCAGGCCCGCACCATCCGCATCCCGGTGCACATGGTCGAGGTCATCAACAAGCTGGCCCGCGTCCAGCGCCAGATGCTCCAGGACCTGGGCCGCGAGCCCACCCCGGAGGAGCTGGCCAAGGAGCTGGACATGACGCCCGAGAAGGTCGTCGAGGTCCAGAAGTACGGCCGCGAGCCCATCTCGCTGCACACCCCGCTCGGCGAGGACGGCGACAGCGAGTTCGGTGACCTCATCGAGGACTCCGAGGCGGTCGTCCCCGCGGACGCGGTGAGCTTCACCCTTCTCCAGGAGCAGCTCCACCAGGTGCTCGACACGCTCTCCGAGCGCGAGGCCGGCGTCGTGTCCATGCGCTTCGGCCTCACCGACGGCCAGCCGAAGACCCTCGACGAGATCGGCAAGGTCTACGGCGTGACCCGCGAGCGGATCCGCCAGATCGAGAGCAAGACGATGTCCAAGCTGCGCCACCCGAGCCGCTCGCAGGTGCTGCGCGACTACCTGGACTGA
- a CDS encoding universal stress protein — translation MTIVVGYLATPEGEAALAAGVAEARLRDARVVVVRSRRARQEEHADIDVELDGLRDRLDEADVAYEVRQPGRGKDVAADLVDTAVETVADLIVIGLRRRSPVGKLILGSNAQRILLDAPCPVLAVKSPAAGDDAPF, via the coding sequence ATGACGATCGTCGTGGGCTACCTCGCCACCCCCGAGGGGGAGGCGGCACTCGCTGCCGGCGTCGCCGAGGCTCGGCTGCGGGACGCGCGTGTCGTCGTCGTCAGGTCGCGGCGTGCGAGGCAGGAGGAGCATGCCGACATCGACGTCGAGCTGGACGGCCTGCGCGACAGGCTCGACGAGGCGGACGTCGCCTACGAGGTCCGGCAGCCCGGGCGCGGTAAGGACGTCGCCGCCGACCTCGTCGACACGGCGGTCGAGACCGTCGCCGACCTCATCGTCATCGGACTTCGGCGTCGGTCCCCGGTGGGCAAGCTCATCCTCGGCTCGAACGCCCAGCGCATCCTCCTCGACGCACCGTGCCCGGTGCTCGCGGTGAAGTCCCCGGCCGCGGGGGACGACGCGCCGTTCTGA
- a CDS encoding DUF4192 domain-containing protein produces MDTPLRIRISRPEDLLAHLPYRLGFRPRDSVVLLGLRGRGMPVGLVSRVDLPDVAHPVVGPRLLRDIDELMAADGSSDVLVVLYSDLPRSRLAADPVVRGALDHLRALTDWADPPGPWVVGARTYGCWGEREECEPSERDVAELEHSPVAATMVLHGATVAADRAMLAVPRGTDSTRRRAAGRAAREARRTLAAVRARSGGGAADPGAAFGRPGAVPAAGQEEMVAWRTGEWRRWHRLLVLARQEAQLPAPELGRLAVGLEDHAVRDGVLCSVIRPAPPEVPGPGLVARTLDLAMLPGGPPPEPARLEAAGTVLRAVVSCVPSSSAALALGLLAWMAWWSADGARADVLAQQALRARPGTRLAELVVDALDARLAPGWVHSSVGGGTAAEAPIR; encoded by the coding sequence ATGGACACGCCCCTGCGGATCAGGATCAGCCGGCCCGAGGACCTCCTCGCCCACCTGCCCTACCGACTGGGCTTCCGGCCACGTGACTCCGTCGTCCTGCTCGGGCTGCGCGGGCGCGGGATGCCCGTCGGCCTCGTCTCGCGCGTCGACCTCCCCGACGTCGCCCACCCCGTGGTCGGCCCGCGCCTCCTGCGCGACATCGACGAGCTCATGGCGGCCGACGGCTCGAGCGACGTCCTCGTCGTCCTCTACAGCGACCTGCCCCGTTCCCGTCTCGCGGCCGACCCCGTCGTGCGCGGGGCGCTCGACCACCTGCGGGCGCTGACCGACTGGGCCGACCCGCCCGGGCCGTGGGTGGTCGGGGCCCGCACCTACGGCTGCTGGGGCGAGCGGGAGGAGTGCGAACCGTCCGAGCGGGACGTCGCCGAGCTGGAGCACAGCCCGGTGGCCGCCACGATGGTCCTCCACGGCGCCACGGTCGCGGCGGACCGGGCCATGCTCGCGGTCCCCCGGGGCACGGACTCGACACGGCGCCGCGCGGCGGGCCGGGCGGCGCGCGAGGCCCGGCGCACCCTGGCCGCGGTGCGCGCTCGCAGCGGCGGGGGAGCCGCGGACCCCGGGGCCGCCTTCGGCCGCCCCGGCGCGGTGCCGGCGGCCGGGCAGGAGGAGATGGTCGCGTGGCGCACCGGCGAGTGGAGGCGGTGGCACCGGCTGCTCGTGCTCGCGCGGCAGGAGGCACAGCTGCCCGCGCCGGAGCTCGGGCGGCTCGCCGTCGGCCTCGAGGACCATGCCGTGCGCGACGGTGTGCTGTGCTCGGTGATCCGGCCCGCACCGCCCGAGGTCCCGGGCCCAGGGCTCGTGGCACGCACCCTCGACCTCGCCATGCTCCCCGGTGGGCCACCGCCCGAGCCCGCCCGGCTGGAGGCGGCCGGAACCGTGCTGCGGGCGGTCGTCTCGTGCGTGCCGAGCTCGTCCGCGGCCCTCGCCCTCGGCCTGCTCGCATGGATGGCGTGGTGGTCGGCCGACGGTGCCCGCGCCGACGTCCTGGCCCAGCAGGCACTGCGCGCTCGGCCGGGCACCCGGCTCGCCGAGCTCGTCGTCGACGCGCTCGACGCGCGCCTGGCGCCGGGATGGGTGCACTCGAGCGTCGGCGGCGGTACGGCCGCGGAGGCGCCGATCCGGTAG
- a CDS encoding polyprenyl synthetase family protein yields the protein MAAAPTSGLAALVTDRVRTALREHTVPFHGLEGIEELLSAAEALLGGGKRLRAAFCAAGWGAYSPAPVEAGSAPVLAGSALELFQGAALAHDDLMDGSHTRRGLPAVHRRMAAEHADQGWLGDPERHGAAGAILLGDLLLSVSSVEMDHARRDVVAPATDRARAIWDLMTTEVAVGQYLDVRSQVLPWSETSDVERALTVVKHKSARYSVEHPLTLGAALAGADDDDVERLRRAGLPLGIAFQLRDDVLGVFGEPEVTGKPAGDDLREGKRTVLLALALRNADAAQRARLQADVGRADLTTADVADLRDILERTGAVEEHQELIDEHLEKGLSALADLRLPTATEELLTGLAHSLTARSA from the coding sequence ATGGCAGCAGCACCTACCTCCGGCCTCGCCGCTCTCGTCACCGACCGGGTCCGGACCGCCCTGCGCGAGCACACGGTCCCCTTCCACGGCCTGGAGGGCATCGAGGAGCTCCTCTCGGCCGCCGAGGCGCTGCTCGGTGGCGGCAAGCGGCTGCGGGCGGCGTTCTGCGCCGCCGGATGGGGCGCCTACTCCCCCGCCCCGGTCGAGGCGGGCTCGGCCCCGGTGCTCGCCGGGAGCGCACTCGAGCTCTTCCAGGGCGCCGCCCTGGCCCATGACGACCTCATGGACGGCTCGCACACACGCCGCGGGCTCCCCGCCGTGCACCGCCGCATGGCCGCCGAGCACGCCGACCAGGGCTGGCTGGGCGACCCGGAACGGCACGGCGCGGCGGGCGCGATCCTCCTCGGGGACCTCCTGCTCTCCGTCTCCTCGGTCGAGATGGACCACGCGCGTCGCGACGTCGTGGCCCCGGCCACCGATCGGGCCCGGGCCATCTGGGACCTCATGACCACCGAGGTCGCCGTCGGGCAGTACCTCGACGTCCGCTCCCAGGTGCTGCCCTGGAGCGAGACGAGCGACGTCGAGCGCGCCCTCACCGTCGTCAAGCACAAGTCGGCCCGCTACAGCGTCGAGCACCCGCTCACGCTGGGGGCCGCGCTCGCCGGGGCGGACGACGACGACGTCGAGCGGCTGCGCCGCGCCGGCCTGCCGCTCGGGATCGCCTTCCAGCTGCGCGACGACGTCCTGGGCGTCTTCGGGGAGCCCGAGGTCACGGGCAAGCCGGCCGGTGACGACCTGCGCGAGGGCAAGCGCACCGTGCTCCTCGCCCTCGCCCTGCGCAACGCCGACGCCGCGCAGCGCGCCCGCCTCCAGGCCGACGTGGGCCGCGCGGACCTGACCACCGCGGACGTCGCCGACCTGCGCGACATCCTCGAGCGCACCGGGGCCGTCGAGGAGCACCAGGAGCTCATCGACGAGCACCTCGAGAAGGGCCTGTCGGCCCTCGCGGACCTCAGGCTGCCGACCGCCACCGAGGAGCTCCTCACCGGGCTGGCCCACTCGCTCACCGCCCGGTCCGCCTGA
- a CDS encoding Rv2175c family DNA-binding protein yields MTIDDSTGMRWYSLPEVAELLDVRLRDVRSLLRDHTLAGSRRGREDGPFLVPAAFILTADDGAAQPGPVPSLRGTLMQLLDTGFGPEEAVDWLLTEQPELGTTPIEALRSKRIHEVRRVAQTRAV; encoded by the coding sequence ATGACGATCGACGACTCCACAGGCATGCGTTGGTACTCCCTGCCCGAGGTGGCTGAGCTCCTCGACGTCCGGCTGCGCGACGTCAGGTCGCTGCTTCGCGACCACACCCTCGCGGGATCCCGGCGTGGGCGGGAGGACGGTCCGTTCCTCGTCCCGGCCGCCTTCATCCTCACCGCGGACGACGGCGCGGCCCAGCCCGGTCCGGTGCCGTCCCTGCGCGGCACGCTCATGCAGCTGCTGGACACCGGGTTCGGTCCCGAGGAGGCGGTCGACTGGCTGCTCACCGAGCAGCCCGAGCTCGGCACGACGCCGATCGAGGCGCTGCGGAGCAAGCGGATCCACGAGGTCCGGCGCGTCGCCCAGACCCGCGCGGTCTAG
- a CDS encoding lytic transglycosylase domain-containing protein, with translation MKAHTRTRAPRSVGRTGVSLALAATTIAAMTVPAGAAGLSHPTQTVGATALATVPTAPQRVAATYQVRPGDTVGAIALRTGTTVSAIVAANNLRSDALIKIGQILRLPSGAQAAAPTRTPASAATTHTVAAGDTVSGLAKRYGTTVEAIVSANRLDHRALIIIGQRLTVPGAAVVPATPAPAAPASTTTAHTHVVQAGDTVSGLAKRYGTTVSRIVSANGLSNAGLIYVGQRLTVSGSGAAPAAPAPTTTQVSNPVSSTPASSAAGTHVVRSGETVSGIAQRYGTTVAAIISANRLGNAGLIQIGQRLTIPGASASGGGSSQQLVGDTFLGRTYASNVVSAANTNKATLLSMSVPSRDQMRAMVRETAVRMGVDPALALAIAQQESGFDARAVSPANAVGVMQVIPSSGEWASTLVGRRLNLLDPQDNVTAGVAILRQLVRAADNLDQAVAGYYQGLAGVKRNGMYPDTRNYVAGIRTLMRQF, from the coding sequence ATGAAGGCTCACACCCGCACCCGAGCGCCCCGCTCCGTCGGTCGCACCGGCGTCAGCCTCGCGCTCGCGGCGACCACGATCGCGGCGATGACGGTCCCGGCGGGGGCCGCAGGGCTCTCGCACCCGACCCAGACCGTCGGGGCCACGGCCCTCGCCACGGTCCCGACGGCACCCCAGCGCGTCGCCGCCACCTACCAGGTGCGGCCGGGTGACACCGTGGGCGCCATCGCGCTGCGGACCGGCACGACCGTCTCGGCGATCGTCGCGGCGAACAACCTGCGCTCCGACGCCCTCATCAAGATCGGCCAGATCCTGCGACTGCCCTCCGGCGCCCAGGCCGCGGCCCCGACGCGCACCCCCGCCTCTGCAGCAACGACGCACACCGTCGCGGCGGGCGACACCGTCTCCGGCCTCGCCAAGCGCTACGGCACGACCGTCGAGGCGATCGTCTCGGCGAACCGTCTGGACCACCGGGCCCTCATCATCATCGGCCAGCGGCTCACGGTCCCGGGCGCCGCCGTCGTGCCCGCGACCCCGGCCCCCGCGGCCCCCGCGAGCACGACGACGGCTCACACGCACGTCGTCCAGGCGGGCGACACCGTCTCGGGCCTGGCCAAGCGCTACGGCACCACCGTGTCCCGCATCGTCTCGGCCAACGGCCTGAGCAACGCCGGACTCATCTACGTCGGCCAGCGGCTCACGGTCTCGGGCAGCGGGGCGGCGCCCGCGGCTCCCGCCCCGACCACCACCCAGGTGAGCAACCCGGTGAGCAGCACGCCGGCGAGCAGCGCGGCGGGCACCCACGTCGTGCGCTCCGGGGAGACCGTCTCGGGCATCGCCCAGCGCTACGGCACCACCGTCGCGGCGATCATCTCGGCCAACCGGCTCGGCAACGCCGGCCTCATCCAGATCGGCCAGCGGCTCACCATCCCGGGCGCCTCCGCCTCCGGTGGCGGATCGAGCCAGCAGCTCGTCGGGGACACCTTCCTCGGACGCACCTACGCGAGCAACGTCGTCTCCGCCGCGAACACGAACAAGGCGACGCTCCTGTCGATGTCGGTCCCCTCCCGGGACCAGATGCGCGCCATGGTGCGTGAGACGGCCGTGCGCATGGGCGTCGACCCCGCCCTCGCCCTCGCCATCGCCCAGCAGGAGTCCGGCTTCGACGCCCGTGCGGTCTCCCCCGCCAACGCCGTCGGCGTCATGCAGGTCATCCCGAGCTCGGGCGAGTGGGCCTCGACCCTCGTGGGCCGCCGCCTCAACCTCCTCGACCCGCAGGACAACGTCACCGCGGGCGTCGCGATCCTGCGCCAGCTCGTGCGGGCGGCCGACAACCTCGACCAGGCGGTCGCGGGCTACTACCAGGGCCTCGCCGGGGTGAAGCGCAACGGCATGTACCCGGACACCCGGAACTACGTCGCCGGCATCCGCACCCTCATGCGCCAGTTCTGA
- the pknB gene encoding Stk1 family PASTA domain-containing Ser/Thr kinase yields the protein MSDPLIGRLVDGRYEVHARVARGGMATVYRALDRRLDRTVALKVMHPHLADSADFVARFRREARSAARLNHPGIVAIYDQGHADDATYLAMELVEGHNLRAELRRHGALPLGRALEVADGVLDALACAHRAGVVHRDVKPENILLEADGRTKVTDFGLARAVTEVTAASTGTVLGTVAYLAPEIVTSGTADARADVYALGVVLFELVTGSQPFVADQPIRVAFQHVNDGVPLPSTRVPWLPAEVDELVAALTARDAADRPADADAALTLLRRTRDVLDEATLARRADVPPATEEDGEPADSSSTDVTALAAGTVALPIGAIPPEVAEPEAHPGGPARRRRRRRGFAFLMLLLVLGVAGGGSWWWFTAGPGAYVTVPEVVGLSEDEAVGVLTEAGIALEVERENHDTAPQSEVFAAEPAPGDQVHKDGTVLLRVSEGILMVPVPAVVGLEQAQAEQALADAQLTLGQVETPWNDEVPAGQVMAANPAPEEVIPYNQPVDLVVSAGREPVELVSVVGADSDTAVADLDNAGLGAVVEEAYDASVPAGRVISQTPSPGDGVQLYRGDDVTITVSLGPQPVALPDLVGRQLGAATAELERAGFVVEVERVLGGIFGTVRSMSPAAGELAVPGSTVTLTVV from the coding sequence GTGAGCGACCCCCTGATCGGCCGTCTCGTCGACGGCCGCTACGAGGTGCACGCGCGCGTCGCGCGCGGCGGCATGGCCACCGTCTACCGGGCGCTGGACCGGCGTCTGGACCGGACCGTCGCGCTCAAGGTCATGCACCCGCACCTCGCGGACAGCGCCGACTTCGTCGCGCGCTTCCGCCGCGAGGCACGTTCCGCCGCCCGGCTCAACCACCCGGGCATCGTCGCGATCTACGACCAGGGCCACGCCGACGACGCGACCTACCTCGCGATGGAGCTCGTCGAGGGGCACAACCTGCGCGCCGAGCTCCGCCGCCACGGCGCCCTGCCGCTCGGGCGCGCCCTCGAGGTCGCCGACGGTGTCCTCGACGCCCTCGCCTGCGCGCACCGCGCCGGGGTCGTCCACCGCGACGTCAAGCCCGAGAACATCCTCCTCGAGGCCGACGGGCGCACCAAGGTCACCGACTTCGGCCTCGCCCGCGCCGTCACCGAGGTGACGGCCGCCTCGACGGGCACCGTCCTCGGGACGGTCGCCTACCTCGCCCCGGAGATCGTCACGTCCGGCACCGCCGACGCGCGGGCCGACGTCTACGCCCTCGGCGTCGTCCTGTTCGAGCTCGTCACCGGCTCCCAGCCGTTCGTCGCCGACCAGCCCATCCGCGTCGCGTTCCAGCACGTCAACGACGGCGTCCCGCTGCCCTCGACCCGGGTGCCGTGGCTGCCCGCCGAGGTCGACGAGCTCGTCGCCGCGCTCACCGCCCGCGACGCCGCCGACCGCCCGGCCGACGCCGACGCCGCCCTCACCCTCCTGCGCCGCACCCGCGACGTGCTCGACGAGGCCACCCTCGCCCGCCGCGCCGACGTCCCCCCGGCCACGGAGGAGGACGGCGAGCCCGCCGACTCCTCCTCCACCGACGTCACCGCGCTCGCCGCGGGCACCGTCGCCCTCCCCATCGGCGCGATCCCCCCGGAGGTCGCCGAGCCCGAGGCGCACCCGGGTGGTCCGGCCCGCAGACGGCGCCGGCGTCGCGGCTTCGCCTTCCTCATGCTCCTGCTCGTCCTCGGCGTCGCCGGCGGCGGGTCGTGGTGGTGGTTCACCGCGGGCCCGGGCGCCTACGTCACCGTGCCCGAGGTCGTCGGCCTCAGTGAGGACGAGGCGGTCGGCGTGCTCACCGAGGCGGGCATCGCCCTGGAGGTCGAGCGCGAGAACCACGACACGGCCCCGCAGAGCGAGGTGTTCGCGGCCGAACCCGCTCCCGGGGACCAGGTCCACAAGGACGGCACCGTCCTCCTGCGGGTCTCGGAGGGCATCCTCATGGTCCCCGTGCCGGCCGTCGTCGGACTGGAGCAGGCACAGGCCGAGCAGGCGCTCGCCGACGCGCAGCTCACCCTCGGCCAGGTCGAGACGCCGTGGAACGACGAGGTGCCGGCCGGGCAGGTGATGGCCGCGAACCCGGCGCCCGAGGAGGTCATCCCGTACAACCAGCCGGTCGACCTCGTCGTGTCGGCCGGGCGGGAGCCCGTCGAGCTCGTCTCCGTCGTCGGCGCCGACTCCGACACCGCGGTCGCCGACCTCGACAACGCCGGCCTCGGTGCCGTCGTCGAGGAGGCCTACGACGCGAGCGTCCCCGCGGGCCGCGTCATCTCCCAGACCCCGTCCCCGGGCGACGGCGTCCAGCTCTACCGCGGCGACGACGTCACCATCACCGTGTCCCTCGGTCCGCAGCCGGTCGCGCTGCCCGACCTCGTGGGGCGCCAGCTCGGCGCGGCCACCGCGGAGCTCGAGCGGGCCGGTTTCGTCGTCGAGGTGGAGCGGGTGCTCGGCGGCATCTTCGGCACGGTCCGCAGCATGTCCCCCGCCGCCGGCGAGCTGGCCGTGCCCGGGTCGACCGTCACCCTCACCGTCGTCTGA